The Tripterygium wilfordii isolate XIE 37 chromosome 5, ASM1340144v1, whole genome shotgun sequence genome window below encodes:
- the LOC119998451 gene encoding cytochrome P450 71AU50-like — MVLTWTSIAIVALAFFLQLLLRKMRSTQHKKLPPGPKGLPILGCLHMLGKFPHKSMHQLSKKYGPIMYMKLGLIPTVVVSSPQAAELFLKTHDLVFASRPSLEAAKYISYEQTNLSFAPYGSYWRNMRKMCTLELLSNLKLNAFKSMRWEEIKQFVEHVKGAAKEGVVVDVSAKVSTLSADMTCRMVFGKKYMDKDLDERGFKAVIQEGMQLSATPNVSDYIPQIASLDLQGLRKQMKAVSKVFDNFFEKIIDEHIQHRDEDKVKDFVDVMLGIVGSKETEYSIDSNNIKAVILDMLAGGMDTSATAVEWAMSELIRHPRAMKKLQKELKEVVGMNRMVEESDLEKLDYLDMVVKESMRLRPVAPLLLPHESIEDCIVNGFHIPRKSRIIINVWSIGRDPSAWTDAEKFIPERFEGSNVDLRGHDFKLLPFGSGRRGCPGLQLGLTMVRLMLAQMVHCFDWELPDNMLATELDMTEEFALVTPRAKHLMAIPTYRLHH; from the exons ATGGTTTTGACATGGACTTCCATAGCCATTGTCGCACTTGCTTTTTTCCTCCAGCTTTTATTGAGGAAGATGAGAAGTACCCAACACAAAAAACTACCTCCTGGTCCTAAAGGGTTGCCAATTCTTGGTTGCCTACACATGCTAGGCAAGTTTCCACACAAATCAATGCACCAATTGTCAAAAAAATATGGACCCATTATGTATATGAAGTTGGGTTTGATACCAACAGTTGTTGTCTCTTCACCACAAGCAGCTGAATTGTTCCTTAAGACACATGACCTTGTCTTTGCAAGTAGGCCTTCACTTGAAGCTGCAAAGTACATCTCTTATGAGCAAACCAATCTATCTTTTGCTCCTTATGGTTCTTACTGGCGAAACATGCGTAAAATGTGCACTCTAGAGTTACTTAGCAACCTCAAACTCAATGCCTTCAAGTCCATGAGATGGGAAGAGATCAAGCAATTCGTCGAGCACGTTAAGGGCGCGGCCAAAGAAGGCGTTGTGGTTGATGTTAGTGCTAAAGTCTCGACGCTTAGCGCTGACATGACTTGTAGGATGGTTTTTGGTAAGAAATACATGGACAAAGATCTTGATGAGAGAGGGTTTAAGGCTGTGATTCAAGAAGGGATGCAATTAAGTGCTACTCCTAATGTCAGTGATTACATTCCTCAGATTGCTTCGCTTGATCTTCAGGGGCTGAGGAAGCAAATGAAGGCTGTTAGTAAGgtgtttgataatttctttgaGAAGATCATTGATGAGCATATTCAGCATAGAGATGAAGATAAAGTGAAAGACTTTGTTGATGTCATGTTGGGGATTGTTGGATCCAAAGAAACAGAGTATTCTATTGATAGCAACAACATTAAGGCTGTAATCTTG GACATGCTTGCAGGAGGAATGGACACATCTGCGACGGCCGTTGAGTGGGCAATGTCAGAACTTATAAGGCACCCAAGAGCAATGAAGAAACTACAAAAGGAGTTGAAAGAAGTGGTGGGGATGAACAGAATGGTTGAAGAATCAGATTTGGAGAAATTGGACTACTTAGACATGGTGGTGAAGGAATCAATGAGGCTCCGTCCAGTGGCACCCTTACTCCTACCTCATGAGTCCATTGAGGATTGCATTGTCAATGGCTTCCACATACCCCGAAAATCGCGCATCATTATCAATGTATGGTCTATTGGGCGAGATCCGAGTGCGTGGACAGATGCAGAGAAGTTCATTCCTGAGAGATTTGAAGGAAGTAATGTAGATCTTCGCGGGCATGACTTCAAGCTTCTTCCATTTGGTTCCGGACGTAGAGGATGCCCTGGACTGCAATTGGGTTTGACCATGGTCCGGTTAATGCTAGCACAGATGGTGCATTGCTTTGATTGGGAGCTTCCAGATAATATGTTGGCTACTGAATTGGACATGACTGAAGAGTTTGCTCTGGTAACTCCTAGGGCTAAGCATCTAATGGCGATCCCCACTTATCGACTTCACCATTGA